One region of Vallitalea okinawensis genomic DNA includes:
- a CDS encoding amidohydrolase family protein produces MQIIDAHIHFSNINSFIDTAKELSNVDYSAAGYKDEFKKNNVMKSIGMGLTEQYKGGFPDRESPNPMLLDLENKLPRGLYTCIGVNPIPLADQTKELELRNIEEQLMNDSVVGIKIYAGYYHFHVYDEVYQPIYALAAKHQLPVVIHSGDTYSDRGLLKYSHPLNIDELAVSHRDIDFIIAHLGDPWVMDCAEVISKNPNVYADLSGLIVGDAKQVNKFMNERLFMDHIKRALVYTDNYRKLLFGSDWPLVDLEAYIQFVKALVPVEFHEDVFYHNAIRVFGL; encoded by the coding sequence ATGCAGATTATTGATGCTCATATTCATTTTTCGAATATAAATAGCTTTATAGATACGGCTAAAGAGCTTTCAAATGTGGATTATTCTGCGGCTGGATATAAAGATGAATTTAAGAAGAATAATGTGATGAAAAGCATAGGTATGGGGCTAACAGAACAATATAAAGGGGGCTTTCCTGATAGAGAAAGCCCTAATCCCATGCTATTAGATCTAGAAAATAAGCTACCAAGAGGTCTATATACATGCATTGGAGTTAATCCTATCCCATTAGCTGATCAGACTAAGGAATTAGAGTTAAGAAACATTGAGGAACAGTTGATGAATGATTCAGTTGTAGGTATTAAGATTTATGCAGGATACTATCATTTTCATGTTTATGATGAGGTATATCAACCTATCTATGCGTTAGCAGCAAAGCATCAACTACCAGTAGTTATCCATTCTGGAGATACCTATTCGGATAGAGGTTTACTGAAATATTCGCATCCTTTAAATATAGATGAACTGGCTGTAAGTCATCGAGACATCGACTTTATCATCGCTCATCTAGGTGATCCATGGGTTATGGATTGTGCTGAAGTGATTTCTAAGAATCCCAATGTATACGCTGATCTTTCAGGTTTAATTGTAGGTGATGCTAAACAGGTCAACAAATTCATGAATGAAAGATTATTCATGGATCATATAAAGCGGGCTCTTGTGTATACAGATAATTATAGAAAGCTGCTATTTGGCTCTGATTGGCCACTGGTAGATTTAGAAGCCTATATCCAATTTGTTAAAGCTTTGGTACCGGTAGAGTTTCATGAAGATGTTTTTTATCATAATGCTATAAGGGTATTTGGCTTATAA
- a CDS encoding GNAT family N-acetyltransferase has product MKKIDIVKYSHSYAEEVAIMWNKSGKNWGGEEVVKTAEDIINENDNMGNICAFIALDGKEVVGYCSFGEYKQDEGASYIPLLNVRPDYIGQKVGKRLLLECVKLAIDAKWPRLDLYTWQGNDKAVPLYKKCGFFWERRDDSTHLMNFIPYVMRTEAVKHYFDDLDWYADSYREIKVESDGRTEGDFEYYDYIWKKGDTHLRMEFERKGRGLTCIETDDYVIKARVNKQKLVFGRKYVIQYDIHNKSKKELQVSIKSQNDKNIKCDFLYEGNISDSETITREFFIDPVEEEQSIWKTHPCVVSEVKVNGKKALFKVGIDPKFPVKLKMTDLEGALLINQPSICHMDIQNNFDDDIQVSFQLNDTDFLTFNDGMVKSKLKPKEKISVPISVLLKDYGFYDQDITVNIQSPTDELMFKSKVTGAFKGYRGRYYGADEDGWYIYNGQYSMKLNKRNNFVSIYKFGHIPDDDITFRPPQLGKPYSLEFYNKKPEEVSFEVRKDSVLLKAVYLSEKLLDLQFQYFIELYQDGLAEIYFKLRNCSETYTFDEIFVNQQVFNLLWGGYIPYDGGVIRTPGADGLIANRWDYKKVDQNWVFCDFDINTGLGWSHDSKMSFNQVFAMIESNIGKLEPLEERLSKPIVLAFDTFDKWQDFSQYMGNEVYQNSIKDLKQGLECKINDGNPIVDNQLKVSIKEHQKISAAGSMSIQSTTGSVETKECQLKSNDHNEFMVEMTMKENRPMDILCLQIDLNSRSMLKNKAIFFQGENKVLSNKYMEDEVEVYEVSNGLITIKAAPTYGNGIYSIENKGLQWLDHSFPEASIKGWWNYWTGGFDYRPTNMTFASLYKEKRSAEFVTIDDNHGNSWSGIRMTLDITENEKYKGLQLDQYFLMISGVPILCSFAVIKQNMGKYLGSGSLVNTMFMKAGEDLGKNKVHYQDHEGNHMIYRCGDSEFDVLNKHYAVHECEGVKDKMTRLINETVPLAFYNSNGVAWESYLLDLAVPDQSTAITNPSFMIFSEERIDLVMLEDLNKLTFRL; this is encoded by the coding sequence ATGAAGAAAATTGATATTGTTAAATACAGTCACAGTTATGCAGAAGAAGTTGCAATCATGTGGAACAAAAGCGGGAAAAACTGGGGAGGCGAAGAGGTTGTAAAAACAGCTGAAGATATTATTAATGAAAATGATAATATGGGGAATATCTGCGCCTTCATAGCTCTTGATGGTAAAGAAGTAGTTGGTTACTGCAGTTTTGGAGAATATAAACAAGATGAAGGAGCATCCTATATACCTCTATTAAACGTTCGTCCAGACTATATTGGTCAGAAGGTTGGTAAGAGATTGCTTTTGGAATGTGTCAAATTAGCTATCGATGCCAAATGGCCTAGACTTGACCTTTATACATGGCAGGGTAATGATAAAGCTGTACCTTTATATAAAAAGTGTGGATTTTTCTGGGAAAGAAGAGATGATTCCACTCATCTAATGAACTTTATACCCTATGTCATGAGAACAGAGGCTGTTAAACATTACTTTGATGATTTAGATTGGTATGCAGATAGTTATCGTGAAATAAAAGTTGAAAGTGATGGAAGAACAGAGGGTGACTTTGAGTATTACGATTACATCTGGAAAAAAGGTGATACTCATTTAAGGATGGAATTTGAACGTAAAGGTAGAGGATTAACATGTATTGAAACCGATGATTACGTTATTAAAGCTAGAGTAAATAAACAGAAATTAGTATTTGGTAGAAAATATGTGATCCAATATGATATACATAATAAAAGTAAGAAAGAGCTTCAAGTCTCAATAAAGAGTCAAAATGATAAGAATATAAAATGTGACTTCTTGTATGAAGGTAATATAAGTGATTCGGAAACAATAACGAGAGAATTCTTTATTGATCCAGTCGAAGAGGAGCAGAGTATATGGAAGACACATCCATGCGTTGTCTCTGAAGTAAAAGTTAATGGTAAGAAGGCGTTATTTAAAGTTGGAATAGATCCAAAATTCCCAGTTAAACTTAAAATGACTGATCTGGAAGGGGCTTTATTAATTAACCAACCATCTATCTGTCATATGGATATTCAAAATAATTTTGATGACGATATTCAAGTTTCATTCCAATTGAATGATACTGATTTTCTAACCTTTAATGATGGTATGGTGAAATCAAAACTTAAGCCTAAAGAAAAAATATCCGTACCTATAAGTGTTCTTTTGAAGGATTATGGGTTTTATGATCAAGATATTACTGTGAATATACAATCTCCAACAGATGAACTAATGTTCAAATCAAAAGTAACTGGAGCCTTTAAGGGCTACCGAGGACGTTACTATGGTGCTGATGAGGATGGTTGGTATATTTACAATGGTCAATACTCTATGAAGCTTAATAAGCGTAATAATTTTGTTAGTATATATAAGTTTGGACATATACCTGATGATGATATTACATTCAGACCACCACAATTAGGTAAACCCTATTCACTGGAGTTTTATAATAAAAAACCTGAAGAAGTAAGTTTTGAAGTAAGAAAAGACAGTGTGTTATTAAAAGCTGTTTATCTTTCTGAAAAATTATTAGATCTCCAATTTCAATATTTTATTGAATTATACCAAGATGGTCTTGCAGAAATCTATTTTAAACTGCGTAACTGTTCTGAAACCTATACCTTTGATGAGATCTTTGTCAATCAGCAAGTCTTTAATCTTCTATGGGGTGGTTACATTCCTTACGATGGTGGCGTTATCAGAACACCAGGAGCAGATGGGTTAATCGCTAACCGATGGGACTACAAGAAGGTGGATCAAAACTGGGTTTTCTGTGATTTTGACATCAATACAGGATTAGGTTGGTCTCATGATAGCAAGATGTCTTTTAATCAGGTATTTGCGATGATAGAAAGTAATATAGGTAAACTAGAACCATTAGAAGAGAGATTATCAAAGCCTATTGTTTTAGCATTTGATACCTTTGATAAATGGCAGGATTTCAGTCAATACATGGGTAATGAGGTTTATCAAAACAGTATAAAAGATTTGAAGCAGGGGCTAGAATGTAAAATAAATGATGGCAACCCTATAGTTGATAACCAATTGAAGGTATCCATCAAGGAACATCAAAAAATTTCTGCAGCTGGTTCAATGAGTATTCAATCTACGACAGGTAGTGTTGAAACTAAAGAATGTCAATTGAAATCAAATGATCATAATGAGTTTATGGTAGAAATGACAATGAAGGAGAATCGACCTATGGATATTCTCTGTCTTCAGATCGATCTTAACTCTAGATCAATGTTAAAAAATAAGGCTATCTTCTTCCAAGGAGAAAATAAGGTTTTAAGCAACAAGTACATGGAAGACGAGGTGGAAGTCTACGAAGTTTCCAATGGATTGATAACCATTAAAGCTGCTCCTACTTATGGAAATGGTATCTACTCAATTGAGAATAAAGGACTTCAATGGCTTGATCATAGTTTCCCAGAAGCCTCTATAAAGGGATGGTGGAACTATTGGACTGGAGGATTTGATTATCGACCAACCAATATGACCTTTGCATCCTTATACAAAGAAAAACGATCTGCTGAGTTCGTTACTATTGATGATAATCATGGGAACAGTTGGTCCGGCATAAGAATGACACTAGATATCACTGAGAATGAAAAATATAAAGGGCTTCAATTAGATCAGTATTTCTTAATGATTTCTGGGGTACCTATACTATGTTCATTTGCAGTTATTAAGCAGAACATGGGCAAATATTTGGGCTCAGGCTCTCTAGTCAATACCATGTTTATGAAGGCTGGTGAAGATTTAGGTAAGAATAAAGTACATTATCAGGATCATGAAGGAAATCATATGATCTATCGATGTGGCGATTCAGAATTTGATGTTCTTAATAAGCATTATGCTGTTCATGAGTGTGAAGGAGTTAAGGATAAGATGACTCGCCTCATTAATGAAACAGTTCCGCTAGCTTTCTATAATTCCAATGGTGTTGCGTGGGAGAGTTATTTGCTTGACCTTGCTGTTCCAGATCAATCCACAGCCATTACCAATCCATCTTTCATGATATTCAGTGAAGAAAGAATAGACCTGGTAATGCTGGAGGATTTAAATAAACTTACTTTTAGACTATAG